A genomic region of Streptosporangium lutulentum contains the following coding sequences:
- a CDS encoding NADPH-dependent FMN reductase, whose product MIRIAIVIGSTRPRRRSAVAAHWVAEVAAHHPAVTAGEATFEVVDLAEYDLSVLDEPLPALFGDYRHAHTNQWAQTIASFDGFVFVTPEYNHSAPAALKNAIDFLFAEWNNKAAGFVSHGVHGGVRAVEHLRQVMTELQVANVRTQVALSAFTDFEITDPAEPGVIAPGPHQEPILNEVLDEVIAWSRALKPLREAAGQTVAA is encoded by the coding sequence ATGATCAGGATCGCCATCGTCATCGGCAGTACCCGCCCCCGCCGCCGGAGCGCGGTCGCGGCCCACTGGGTCGCCGAGGTCGCCGCCCACCACCCCGCCGTCACCGCGGGAGAGGCGACCTTCGAGGTCGTCGACCTGGCCGAATACGACCTGTCGGTACTGGATGAGCCCCTGCCCGCCCTGTTCGGCGACTACCGCCACGCGCACACCAACCAGTGGGCCCAGACCATCGCCTCCTTTGACGGTTTCGTCTTCGTCACCCCCGAGTACAACCACTCGGCCCCGGCCGCACTGAAGAACGCCATCGACTTCCTGTTCGCCGAGTGGAACAACAAGGCCGCCGGCTTCGTCAGCCACGGCGTGCACGGCGGCGTGCGTGCCGTGGAGCACCTGCGGCAGGTCATGACCGAGCTCCAGGTGGCCAACGTACGCACTCAGGTCGCGCTGTCGGCCTTCACCGACTTCGAGATCACCGATCCGGCCGAGCCCGGTGTCATCGCCCCCGGACCGCACCAGGAGCCGATCCTGAACGAGGTGCTCGACGAGGTCATCGCCTGGTCCCGGGCGCTCAAGCCGCTGCGTGAGGCAGCCGGTCAGACGGTGGCCGCGTGA
- a CDS encoding TetR/AcrR family transcriptional regulator, whose amino-acid sequence MTRENTTTSHPLRGRAGKRQAILDGALTVFARDGYTRASIDAISAEAGVSTRTIYNHFTDKAELFLTVIQESATRAADVQIAIIDRHLRKVIDVETDLIEFGLDWATPMPESAAHFFLVGQVNAEAGHIPQEAIDAWQETGPRRVRRELAGHLRQLAKQGVLRIDDPDRAALHLLLLVSAGLPTHHATLSTEEITKTVTAGVHTFLHGHLRRTSAPEHG is encoded by the coding sequence ATGACCAGGGAAAACACCACGACATCCCACCCTCTCAGGGGACGGGCCGGCAAGCGGCAGGCGATCCTGGACGGTGCCCTGACGGTGTTCGCCCGCGACGGCTACACCCGCGCCAGCATCGACGCGATCTCGGCCGAGGCCGGTGTGTCCACCCGGACCATCTACAACCACTTCACCGACAAGGCCGAATTGTTCCTGACCGTGATTCAGGAGAGCGCCACTCGGGCGGCCGACGTCCAAATCGCCATCATCGACCGCCACCTGCGCAAGGTCATCGACGTGGAGACCGACCTCATCGAGTTCGGGTTGGACTGGGCGACGCCAATGCCCGAAAGCGCCGCCCACTTCTTCCTGGTCGGACAGGTCAACGCCGAAGCGGGCCACATCCCTCAAGAAGCGATCGACGCCTGGCAGGAGACCGGGCCGCGGCGGGTCCGCCGCGAACTCGCCGGACACCTGCGGCAGTTGGCGAAACAAGGAGTGCTGCGCATCGACGACCCTGACCGCGCGGCGCTGCACCTGCTGCTGCTGGTCTCAGCTGGGCTGCCAACGCATCACGCCACCCTGTCCACCGAAGAGATCACCAAGACGGTCACGGCGGGCGTCCACACGTTCCTGCACGGTCACTTGCGCCGAACCAGTGCACCCGAACATGGGTGA
- a CDS encoding acetyl/propionyl/methylcrotonyl-CoA carboxylase subunit alpha, which yields MFDTVLIANRGEIALRIIRTLRRLGIRSVAVYSDADAGARHTREADVALRLGGGYLDIGQILAAAAETGAQAVHPGYGFLAENAAFARRCAEAGLVFVGPPPEAIEAMGDKIRAKATVSAAGVPVVPGGAEPDDDLAAAAERVGFPALIKPSAGGGGKGMVLVHSAAELPDALESARRTAAAAFGDATLLIERFVENPRHIEIQVMADTHGNVIHLGERECSLQRRHQKIIEEAPSPLLDAATRASMGAAAVEAARSVGYVGAGTVEFIVQGTTADYYFMEMNTRLQVEHPVTELVTGLDLVELQLRVAAGEPLPLAQDEVRLNGHAVEARVYAEDPSRGFLPTGGRVLALREPEGVRVDSSLMVGGVVGSDYDPMLSKVIAWGPDRAGALRRLDGALAATTVLGVPTNIAFLRALINHPEVAAGDLDTGLVERHLDELVPGEGVPADVLTAAALVLHQEHVPSVPADPWDVPDGWRLGEAAWTTWRLESRDGVAEIRVRGLPETGAEVRSLDGDPDPSRATLSRDGGDLLVTHGGTARRYALARDGGTIWLGRDGDTWALTRRHLGDPADRAGVGGSADGVVRSPMPGTVLVVKTSVGEQVAEGQPLLIVEAMKMEHTVTAPIAGVVAELPARAGQAVGMDAVLAVVRHEEAS from the coding sequence ATGTTCGACACCGTTCTCATCGCCAACCGGGGCGAGATCGCCCTGCGGATCATCCGTACGCTCAGGAGGCTGGGCATCCGCTCCGTCGCCGTGTACAGCGACGCCGACGCCGGCGCGCGGCACACCCGCGAGGCCGACGTCGCGCTGCGGCTCGGCGGCGGCTACCTCGACATCGGCCAGATCCTGGCCGCCGCCGCGGAGACCGGAGCCCAGGCGGTGCACCCCGGCTACGGCTTCCTGGCCGAGAACGCGGCCTTCGCCCGGCGGTGCGCCGAGGCCGGGCTGGTGTTCGTCGGCCCGCCGCCGGAGGCCATCGAGGCCATGGGCGACAAGATCCGCGCCAAGGCCACCGTCTCCGCGGCCGGAGTCCCCGTCGTCCCCGGCGGCGCCGAACCGGACGACGACCTGGCCGCCGCCGCCGAACGGGTCGGATTCCCCGCGCTGATCAAGCCCTCGGCGGGCGGCGGCGGCAAGGGCATGGTGCTGGTGCACTCCGCGGCGGAACTGCCGGACGCGCTGGAGTCGGCCCGCCGTACGGCGGCCGCCGCGTTCGGCGACGCGACGCTGCTGATCGAGCGGTTCGTGGAGAACCCCCGGCACATCGAGATCCAGGTGATGGCCGACACGCACGGCAACGTCATTCACCTGGGCGAACGCGAGTGCAGCCTCCAGCGCCGCCACCAGAAGATCATCGAGGAGGCGCCCTCCCCGCTGCTCGACGCCGCCACCCGGGCGAGCATGGGCGCGGCGGCGGTCGAGGCCGCCAGGTCCGTCGGCTACGTCGGCGCGGGAACGGTCGAGTTCATCGTCCAGGGCACGACCGCCGACTACTACTTCATGGAGATGAACACCCGGCTGCAGGTCGAGCACCCGGTCACCGAACTGGTCACGGGGCTGGACCTGGTCGAGCTCCAGCTCAGGGTCGCGGCCGGCGAGCCGCTCCCGCTCGCCCAGGACGAGGTACGGCTGAACGGCCACGCCGTCGAGGCCCGCGTCTACGCCGAGGACCCCTCCCGGGGCTTCCTGCCGACCGGCGGCCGGGTCCTCGCGCTCCGCGAGCCCGAAGGCGTCCGCGTGGACTCCAGCCTGATGGTCGGAGGAGTGGTCGGCAGCGACTACGACCCGATGCTGTCCAAGGTCATCGCCTGGGGACCCGACCGGGCCGGCGCGCTGCGGCGGCTGGACGGGGCGCTCGCCGCGACGACCGTGCTGGGCGTGCCCACCAACATCGCCTTCCTGCGCGCGCTGATCAACCACCCCGAGGTGGCCGCCGGAGACCTCGACACCGGCCTCGTCGAGCGCCACCTCGACGAGCTGGTCCCCGGCGAGGGCGTCCCCGCCGACGTCCTGACCGCGGCGGCCCTGGTCCTGCACCAGGAGCACGTGCCCTCCGTGCCCGCGGATCCGTGGGACGTGCCCGACGGCTGGCGGCTGGGCGAGGCCGCATGGACCACCTGGCGCCTGGAGAGCCGCGACGGCGTGGCCGAGATCCGGGTGCGCGGCCTGCCCGAGACCGGAGCCGAGGTCCGTTCGCTCGACGGCGACCCTGACCCGTCGCGGGCGACGCTCTCGCGGGACGGCGGCGATCTGCTGGTCACCCACGGCGGGACCGCGCGCCGCTACGCCCTCGCCAGGGACGGCGGCACGATCTGGCTCGGCCGCGACGGCGACACCTGGGCGCTCACCCGCCGCCATCTGGGCGACCCGGCCGACCGCGCGGGCGTGGGCGGCAGCGCGGACGGGGTCGTCCGCAGCCCGATGCCCGGCACGGTGCTCGTGGTCAAGACGAGCGTGGGGGAGCAGGTCGCCGAAGGGCAGCCGCTACTCATCGTCGAGGCGATGAAGATGGAGCACACCGTGACCGCGCCGATCGCCGGGGTGGTCGCCGAACTGCCGGCCCGAGCCGGGCAGGCGGTCGGGATGGACGCGGTACTGGCCGTGGTCCGGCACGAGGAGGCGTCATGA
- a CDS encoding hydroxymethylglutaryl-CoA lyase encodes MMREPYGIRAEGLPERVTIYEVGPRDGLQNESAVIPVEVKAEFIARLAAAGHRVIEATSFVHPKWVPQLADASELLAGLDRVPGVRYPVLVPNERGLDRALEHGVQEIAIFGSATETFAAKNLNRTLDSQFEMFEPVVARALEHGLKVRAYVSMCFGDPWEGPTPIDQVVTVGRRLLDLGCFELSLGDTTGVATPGHVSALIGAFGGPSRLAVHFHDTYGQALANTLTALREGVTVVDASTGGIGGCPYAESATGNLATEDLVWMLHGLGIETGLNLESLVETSTWLAARLGRPSTSRVVQALEKNPAR; translated from the coding sequence ATGATGCGTGAGCCGTACGGGATCAGGGCGGAAGGGCTGCCGGAGCGGGTCACGATCTACGAGGTCGGGCCGCGCGACGGGCTGCAGAACGAGTCGGCGGTGATCCCCGTCGAGGTCAAGGCGGAGTTCATCGCCCGGCTGGCCGCCGCAGGGCACCGTGTGATCGAGGCGACCAGCTTCGTGCACCCCAAATGGGTGCCCCAGCTCGCCGACGCCTCCGAACTGCTGGCGGGCCTGGACCGGGTCCCCGGCGTGCGCTACCCGGTGCTCGTGCCCAACGAGCGGGGCCTGGACCGGGCACTCGAACACGGCGTCCAGGAGATCGCGATCTTCGGAAGCGCCACCGAGACCTTCGCCGCCAAGAACCTGAACCGGACGCTTGACTCGCAGTTCGAGATGTTCGAGCCGGTGGTTGCGCGGGCGCTGGAGCACGGCCTGAAGGTCAGGGCCTACGTGTCGATGTGCTTCGGCGACCCGTGGGAGGGGCCGACGCCGATCGACCAGGTGGTCACCGTGGGGCGCCGCCTGCTCGACCTGGGCTGCTTCGAGCTGTCGCTCGGCGACACCACGGGCGTCGCCACCCCCGGCCACGTGAGCGCGCTGATCGGGGCCTTCGGCGGACCGTCGCGGCTGGCGGTGCACTTCCACGACACCTACGGCCAGGCACTGGCCAACACCCTCACCGCCCTCCGCGAGGGCGTGACCGTGGTGGACGCCTCCACCGGAGGCATCGGCGGCTGCCCGTACGCCGAGAGCGCCACCGGCAACCTCGCCACCGAGGACCTCGTCTGGATGCTGCACGGCCTGGGCATCGAGACCGGCCTGAACCTCGAGTCGCTGGTCGAGACCAGCACCTGGCTGGCCGCGAGACTCGGCCGCCCCAGCACCTCGCGGGTCGTCCAGGCCCTGGAGAAGAACCCGGCGCGCTGA
- a CDS encoding aldo/keto reductase, whose protein sequence is MRYRLLGRTGLRVSEVFLGAMTFGEEQIGASPQEARRILDLYGEAGGNLIDTANFYSGGRSETILGELLTGCRDRFVVASKYTVSRDGGDPNAAGSHRKNLTLSLEASLRRLGTDYLDLYWVNLWDRHTPIEETMRALDDAVRAGKILYVGMSDAPAWVISHANTLAEWRGWTPFAAIQAPYSLLNRDIERELLPMAQAFGLTVAAWGPLAHGVLSGKFDPAAGPRESTRISARSLGAREHAVAQAVREVADEIGATPAQVAIAWTRARSRAVHPILGARTAKQLRDTLGALDLTLPDHAVRRLEAATDFTLGFPGDFLAQAGPAVFGESAARLDGRRLP, encoded by the coding sequence ATGCGCTACCGGCTGCTGGGCCGTACCGGGCTGCGCGTCTCCGAGGTTTTCCTCGGCGCGATGACCTTCGGCGAGGAGCAGATCGGCGCCTCGCCTCAGGAGGCCCGCCGCATCCTCGATCTGTACGGCGAGGCCGGCGGAAACCTCATCGACACCGCGAACTTCTACTCCGGCGGGCGGAGCGAGACCATCCTGGGCGAGCTGCTGACCGGCTGCCGCGACCGGTTCGTTGTGGCCAGCAAGTACACCGTCTCGCGCGACGGCGGCGACCCCAACGCCGCCGGCAGCCATCGCAAGAACCTCACCCTGTCCCTGGAGGCCAGCCTGCGGCGACTGGGCACCGACTACCTCGACCTGTACTGGGTCAACCTGTGGGACCGGCACACCCCGATCGAGGAGACCATGCGGGCGCTGGACGACGCCGTGCGTGCCGGGAAGATCCTCTACGTCGGCATGTCCGACGCCCCGGCTTGGGTCATCTCCCACGCCAACACACTGGCCGAGTGGCGCGGCTGGACCCCGTTCGCGGCCATCCAGGCCCCCTACAGCCTGCTCAACCGCGACATCGAACGCGAACTGCTGCCCATGGCCCAGGCGTTCGGCCTGACGGTCGCCGCCTGGGGTCCGCTCGCCCATGGCGTCCTGTCCGGCAAGTTCGACCCTGCGGCGGGGCCACGAGAAAGCACGCGGATCAGCGCGCGCTCGCTCGGAGCCCGCGAGCACGCCGTCGCCCAGGCGGTGCGGGAAGTCGCCGACGAGATCGGTGCAACCCCCGCGCAGGTGGCCATCGCCTGGACCCGGGCGCGCTCCCGGGCCGTGCACCCGATCTTGGGCGCCAGGACCGCGAAGCAACTCAGGGACACGCTCGGCGCCCTGGATCTCACCCTGCCCGACCATGCCGTGCGACGCCTGGAGGCGGCCACCGACTTCACCCTCGGCTTCCCCGGCGATTTCCTGGCCCAGGCCGGCCCGGCGGTGTTCGGCGAGTCCGCTGCCAGGCTCGACGGAAGACGACTCCCATGA
- a CDS encoding SACE_7040 family transcriptional regulator, with translation MREVTTAQSPTRNRGSRRAEILDAAAGLFAARGFHGVSIEDIGAAVGTSGPALYRHFSGKEALLAEMLLDISERLHTSATSRVTEAPDAEHALDALLTGQIEFALSHPALITVHDRELGNVPEPARRRIRRLQRLYVEEWVTVLSELYPSCPPPRLRAATHAVFGLLNSTPHSAGELAPAAMAELLRGMARAALADVQG, from the coding sequence ATGCGAGAGGTGACGACTGCCCAGAGCCCTACCCGCAATCGTGGGTCACGGCGCGCGGAGATCCTGGACGCCGCGGCCGGGCTGTTCGCGGCGCGCGGCTTCCACGGCGTCTCCATCGAGGACATCGGCGCCGCGGTCGGCACGTCGGGACCCGCCCTCTATCGGCATTTCAGCGGCAAGGAGGCCCTGCTGGCGGAGATGCTGCTGGACATCAGCGAGCGCCTGCACACCTCGGCCACCAGCCGCGTGACCGAGGCCCCCGACGCCGAGCACGCGCTGGACGCCCTGCTCACCGGCCAGATCGAGTTCGCGCTGAGCCATCCGGCGCTGATCACCGTGCACGATCGCGAGCTCGGCAACGTCCCCGAACCCGCCCGCCGCCGGATCCGCCGCCTCCAGCGGCTCTACGTCGAGGAGTGGGTCACCGTGCTGAGCGAGCTCTACCCCTCCTGCCCGCCGCCCCGCCTGCGCGCCGCGACCCACGCCGTCTTCGGCCTGCTCAACTCCACCCCGCACAGCGCGGGCGAGCTCGCGCCCGCGGCGATGGCCGAGTTGCTGCGCGGCATGGCCCGCGCGGCACTGGCGGACGTACAGGGTTAA
- a CDS encoding carboxyl transferase domain-containing protein: MSGWPVLRSACDPGGEGFKGNAEVNERLASDLRERVAVAALGGPEKSRDRHVSRGKLLPRDRVDSLLDPGSRFLELSQLAATGLYGDEAPAAGIITGVGRVSGRECVVVANDATVKGGTYYPITVKKHLRAQEVALHNNLPCVYLVDSGGAFLPKQDEVFPDREHFGRIFYNQATMSARGIPQIAAVLGSCTAGGAYVPAMSDEAVIVRNQGTIFLGGPPLVKAATGEEVSAEELGGGDLHARVSGVTDHLADDDRHALKIVRDIVATLAPRTPSPWDRVPAEEPLHDPRDLYGIVPADTRTPYDVREVIARLVDGSRFLEFKAEYGATLVTGFAHLHGHPVGIVANNGILFGESALKGAHFIELCDRRNIPLVFLQNISGFMVGKAYEAGGIAKHGAKMVTAVACARVPKFTVVIGGSFGAGNYAMAGRAYSPRFLWMWPGARISVMGGEQAANVLSTVGNADPDAIRAQYEEQGNPYYSTARLWDDGVIDPLDTRTVLGLALSASANAPLDPVGYGVFRM; this comes from the coding sequence ATGAGTGGCTGGCCGGTGCTGCGAAGCGCCTGCGATCCAGGGGGTGAGGGCTTCAAGGGCAACGCCGAGGTCAACGAGCGCCTCGCCTCCGACCTGAGGGAACGGGTCGCGGTCGCCGCGCTGGGAGGCCCGGAGAAGTCCCGGGACAGACATGTCTCCCGGGGCAAGCTGCTGCCCCGCGACCGCGTCGACTCCCTGCTCGACCCGGGCTCGCGATTCCTGGAGCTCTCCCAGCTGGCCGCCACCGGGCTGTACGGCGACGAGGCCCCCGCGGCCGGGATCATCACCGGCGTGGGCCGGGTCTCCGGCCGCGAATGCGTGGTCGTCGCCAACGACGCCACCGTCAAGGGCGGCACCTACTACCCGATCACGGTCAAGAAGCACCTGCGGGCCCAGGAGGTCGCCCTCCACAACAACCTGCCGTGCGTCTACCTCGTCGACTCCGGCGGCGCGTTCCTGCCCAAGCAGGACGAGGTCTTCCCCGACCGCGAGCACTTCGGCCGGATCTTCTACAACCAGGCCACCATGTCGGCGCGGGGCATCCCGCAGATCGCCGCGGTCCTCGGCTCCTGTACGGCGGGCGGCGCCTACGTCCCGGCGATGAGCGACGAGGCGGTGATCGTCCGCAACCAGGGCACGATCTTCCTCGGCGGCCCGCCGCTGGTGAAGGCCGCGACGGGGGAGGAGGTCTCCGCCGAGGAGCTGGGCGGCGGCGACCTGCACGCCAGGGTCAGCGGTGTCACCGACCACCTCGCCGACGACGACCGCCACGCCCTGAAGATCGTCCGTGACATCGTGGCCACCCTCGCGCCGCGCACCCCCTCCCCGTGGGACCGCGTCCCCGCCGAGGAGCCGCTCCACGACCCCCGCGACCTCTACGGCATCGTCCCGGCCGACACCCGCACGCCGTACGACGTACGCGAGGTCATCGCCCGTCTCGTGGACGGCAGCCGGTTCCTGGAGTTCAAGGCCGAGTACGGCGCCACACTCGTCACCGGGTTCGCCCACCTCCACGGCCACCCCGTTGGGATCGTCGCCAACAACGGCATCCTGTTCGGCGAGTCCGCGCTCAAGGGCGCCCATTTCATCGAGCTGTGCGACCGCCGCAACATCCCGCTGGTGTTCCTGCAGAACATCAGCGGGTTCATGGTCGGCAAGGCGTACGAGGCCGGGGGCATCGCCAAGCACGGCGCCAAGATGGTCACCGCCGTCGCGTGCGCCCGGGTGCCCAAGTTCACCGTGGTCATCGGCGGCTCGTTCGGAGCCGGCAACTACGCGATGGCCGGGCGCGCCTACTCACCCCGCTTCCTGTGGATGTGGCCCGGAGCCCGCATCTCGGTGATGGGCGGCGAGCAGGCCGCCAACGTGCTCTCCACGGTCGGCAACGCCGACCCCGACGCCATCCGCGCGCAGTACGAGGAGCAGGGCAACCCCTACTACTCCACCGCCCGCCTCTGGGACGACGGGGTCATCGACCCCCTCGACACCCGCACCGTCCTCGGCCTGGCCCTGTCCGCCTCGGCCAACGCCCCCCTCGACCCCGTCGGCTACGGCGTCTTCCGGATGTGA
- a CDS encoding acyl-CoA dehydrogenase family protein, protein MPKLNEDYEDLRKTVEAFARDVVAPVIGDLYQREEFPYDIVRQMGAMGLFGLPIPEEYGGMGGDYFALCLTLEELARVDSSVSITVEAAVSLGAMPIYRFGTAEQRAEWLPHLTSGRMLGAFGLTEPGGGSDVPGGMRTTAVLDGNEWVINGTKAFITNSGTDITGVVGVAAITGERAGGKKEISTILVPAGTPGFTVSKKYSKVGWNCSDTRELSFDNCRVPAENLLGERGRGYAQFLQTLDEGRIAIAALSVGLAQGCVDESLRYVRERQAFGHPIGHYQAIQFKIADMEVRTHTARLAYYHAAEKMLAGEPFKKEAAIAKLVAGDAAMDNARDATQIFGGYGFMNEYPVGRFYRDAKILEIGEGTSEVQRMLIARELGLSDL, encoded by the coding sequence ATGCCCAAGCTCAACGAGGACTACGAAGACCTCCGCAAGACCGTCGAGGCGTTCGCCCGCGACGTGGTGGCCCCGGTGATCGGGGACCTCTACCAGCGCGAGGAGTTCCCCTACGACATCGTGCGGCAGATGGGCGCGATGGGCCTGTTCGGGCTGCCGATCCCGGAGGAGTACGGCGGCATGGGCGGCGACTACTTCGCGCTCTGCCTCACGCTGGAGGAATTGGCCAGGGTCGACTCCAGCGTGTCCATCACCGTGGAGGCCGCGGTGTCGCTGGGCGCGATGCCGATCTACCGGTTCGGTACGGCGGAGCAGCGCGCCGAGTGGCTGCCCCACCTGACCTCCGGGCGGATGCTGGGCGCGTTCGGCCTCACCGAGCCGGGCGGCGGCAGCGACGTGCCGGGCGGCATGCGGACTACGGCCGTGCTGGACGGGAACGAGTGGGTGATCAACGGTACGAAGGCGTTCATCACCAACTCCGGCACCGACATCACCGGCGTCGTCGGCGTGGCCGCGATCACCGGCGAGCGCGCCGGCGGCAAGAAGGAGATCTCCACGATCCTGGTCCCCGCAGGGACGCCGGGCTTCACCGTCTCGAAGAAGTACTCCAAGGTCGGCTGGAACTGCTCCGACACCCGCGAGCTCTCCTTCGACAACTGCCGGGTCCCCGCCGAGAACCTGCTCGGCGAGCGCGGCCGGGGTTACGCGCAGTTCCTGCAGACCCTCGACGAGGGCCGCATCGCGATCGCCGCCCTCTCGGTCGGCCTGGCCCAGGGCTGCGTGGACGAGTCCCTGCGCTACGTCCGCGAGCGCCAGGCCTTCGGCCACCCGATCGGCCACTACCAGGCCATCCAGTTCAAGATCGCCGACATGGAGGTCCGCACCCACACCGCCCGCCTGGCCTACTACCATGCGGCGGAGAAGATGCTGGCCGGTGAGCCGTTCAAGAAGGAGGCGGCCATCGCCAAGCTCGTCGCCGGTGACGCGGCCATGGACAACGCCCGCGACGCCACCCAGATCTTCGGCGGCTACGGGTTCATGAACGAGTATCCCGTCGGCCGCTTCTACCGCGACGCCAAGATCCTGGAGATCGGCGAGGGCACCAGCGAGGTCCAGCGCATGCTCATCGCCAGGGAACTGGGCCTGAGCGACCTCTGA